A stretch of the Neptunomonas phycophila genome encodes the following:
- a CDS encoding TIGR01620 family protein, translating into MSDQPSWQKPVFIDPKQTSQTSQFQEPPMEPHVFAPDSVTATDDSELVLTETPPPKKKRRLWSRIFGAAITAVLTGAVVSEVYRFITWGYELNPILGGICTAVTGITIISGTVWLYGSFKGLRQLKEAERLQQEAITLQSQKTHGDAAPFLKKLDKLYDNTYLNQPFKDAIRQVDSAYNDSEIIRYISDHALREQDAAARKCVQRNSVQSGLMVALSPYATFDMYLVGWRNIKMLRELAEIYGIAPGAATQWQLLKRVLHNIAFAGLSEITIHAGSHLLGASITTTLSARAGQGVGASLFTARSGFQAIKLCRPLPLTKDAQKELNKISESIIADVARQSSESSQK; encoded by the coding sequence CCAGCCATCATGGCAAAAGCCTGTTTTTATCGATCCTAAACAGACCAGCCAAACATCGCAGTTTCAAGAACCTCCCATGGAACCGCATGTTTTTGCTCCGGACTCAGTTACCGCCACTGACGACAGCGAACTAGTACTTACTGAAACCCCGCCACCTAAAAAGAAGCGACGCCTTTGGTCACGCATCTTTGGGGCAGCAATAACCGCCGTACTAACAGGGGCTGTAGTCAGCGAAGTCTACCGTTTTATTACTTGGGGTTATGAACTCAACCCTATTTTAGGGGGCATATGCACAGCCGTTACTGGAATCACTATTATTTCCGGTACCGTGTGGCTATACGGTAGCTTCAAAGGACTTCGTCAATTAAAGGAAGCGGAGCGTCTTCAGCAAGAAGCCATCACCTTACAAAGTCAAAAAACACATGGCGACGCTGCGCCTTTTTTAAAAAAACTGGACAAGTTATATGACAACACCTACCTCAACCAGCCTTTCAAGGACGCGATTCGTCAGGTTGATTCTGCGTATAACGACAGTGAAATCATTCGCTACATATCCGACCACGCCCTTCGCGAGCAAGACGCCGCTGCACGCAAGTGCGTGCAGCGCAACAGTGTTCAATCAGGCCTTATGGTCGCGCTAAGCCCATACGCTACGTTTGATATGTACCTAGTCGGGTGGCGAAACATTAAAATGCTACGCGAACTAGCCGAGATCTATGGAATTGCCCCCGGCGCAGCCACACAATGGCAGTTACTTAAACGCGTACTCCACAACATTGCGTTTGCCGGGCTGAGTGAAATAACCATCCATGCGGGTTCACATTTACTGGGAGCCTCTATCACGACCACGTTATCAGCCCGCGCAGGGCAAGGTGTTGGCGCTAGCTTATTTACTGCACGCTCTGGATTTCAGGCAATCAAGTTGTGTCGCCCGCTACCGTTGACAAAAGATGCGCAGAAAGAACTGAACAAAATTAGCGAGTCGATTATTGCCGATGTTGCACGGCAGAGTAGCGAGTCATCTCAAAAATAA